From one Streptomyces sp. R41 genomic stretch:
- a CDS encoding cupin domain-containing protein has product MELLKKQPTVKAPADWFTGDVWFDVIYAGQEPSRMRANLVRFAPCARTDWHSHALGQALHIVSGVALIGTRDGTVFEAHPGDTVHTPPGEEHWHGAAPEHFMEHLALWEGAGDGSPETTWLEKVDDATYNAPRNSTR; this is encoded by the coding sequence ATGGAACTCCTCAAGAAGCAGCCCACCGTCAAGGCTCCGGCCGACTGGTTCACCGGCGATGTCTGGTTCGACGTGATCTACGCGGGTCAGGAGCCGTCCCGGATGCGTGCCAACCTGGTGCGGTTCGCGCCCTGCGCCCGCACCGACTGGCACTCCCACGCGCTGGGCCAGGCCCTGCACATCGTCTCCGGCGTCGCCCTGATCGGCACGCGTGACGGCACCGTGTTCGAGGCCCACCCGGGCGACACCGTCCACACCCCGCCCGGCGAGGAGCACTGGCACGGCGCCGCTCCCGAGCACTTCATGGAGCACCTGGCCCTGTGGGAGGGCGCCGGTGACGGAAGCCCGGAAACGACCTGGCTGGAGAAGGTCGACGACGCGACCTACAACGCGCCGCGCAACAGCACCCGCTGA
- a CDS encoding response regulator: MTIRVLLADDQALLRATFRILIDSCDDLEVVAEATDGKEAVELARVHHPDVVLMDIRMPGTDGLTATAAICADPDLSTTRVLILTTFEIDEYVAQAVRAGASGFLGKDVGADALLDGLRTVASGDALLSPVATRALIARFLTAPAPADPLALPESLDALTAREREVMALAAEGLSNTEIAEQLVVSPLTVRTHIHRAMTKLNARDRAQLVVIAYQSGLVRPTPPPAPR, encoded by the coding sequence ATGACCATCCGCGTACTGCTCGCCGACGACCAGGCCCTGCTGCGGGCCACCTTCCGGATCCTGATCGACTCCTGCGACGATCTGGAGGTGGTCGCCGAGGCCACCGACGGCAAGGAAGCGGTCGAACTCGCGCGCGTGCACCACCCCGACGTCGTTCTCATGGACATCCGTATGCCCGGCACGGACGGTCTCACCGCCACCGCCGCCATCTGTGCCGACCCGGACCTGTCGACCACGCGGGTCCTCATCCTGACCACGTTCGAGATCGACGAGTACGTCGCGCAGGCCGTGCGCGCCGGTGCGAGCGGCTTTCTCGGCAAGGACGTGGGCGCCGACGCCCTCCTGGACGGCCTCCGCACCGTGGCCTCCGGCGACGCCCTGCTCTCCCCTGTCGCCACCCGCGCCCTCATCGCCCGCTTCCTCACCGCTCCGGCCCCCGCCGATCCGCTGGCGCTCCCCGAGTCCCTCGACGCGCTCACCGCCCGCGAACGAGAGGTGATGGCCCTGGCCGCGGAGGGCCTGTCCAACACCGAGATCGCCGAGCAGCTCGTCGTCAGCCCCTTGACCGTACGCACCCACATCCACCGCGCCATGACGAAGCTCAACGCCCGCGACCGCGCCCAACTGGTCGTGATCGCCTATCAGTCAGGGCTCGTACGCCCCACACCGCCGCCCGCGCCGCGCTGA
- a CDS encoding cyclophilin-like fold protein — protein MHIRLTIDGHRVDATLNDSATARDFAALLPLTLNLSDFHGTEKIADLPRRLSTSGAPDAAEAKPGDLAYYAPWGNLALFCRGSGSSDAGLIILGSVHGDTERLATATEVTIEAAS, from the coding sequence ATGCACATCCGGCTCACCATCGACGGCCACCGGGTCGACGCCACCTTGAACGACAGCGCCACGGCCCGCGACTTCGCCGCCCTCCTCCCGCTCACGCTGAACCTGAGCGACTTCCACGGGACCGAGAAGATCGCCGACCTACCCCGTCGGCTGTCCACCTCCGGCGCCCCGGACGCCGCCGAAGCCAAGCCCGGTGACCTGGCGTACTACGCGCCCTGGGGCAACCTGGCCCTCTTCTGCCGAGGCAGCGGCTCCAGCGACGCCGGCCTGATCATCCTCGGCAGCGTGCACGGTGACACCGAACGCCTCGCCACCGCCACCGAGGTCACCATCGAAGCAGCTTCCTGA
- a CDS encoding glucose 1-dehydrogenase: MNPTYDFTGQVALVTGAGSGMGLATARAFAASGAAVALTDIDEAALDAAVKELTDSGHRALALTCDVSDEDQVAAAVDRTVETFGRLDMAYNNAGIQIPPSDAADEPAERFDRVNAINLRGVWACMKHELRHMRAQGSGAIVNCSSLGGLVGLPGRASYHASKHGVIGLTTSAALEYAPRGIRINAVCPGTIDTPMVSDMIAKGELDRAEAEANQPINRLGTAEEIAQTVLWLCSPGAGFVVGVALPVDGGYVAR; this comes from the coding sequence GTGAACCCCACCTACGACTTCACCGGCCAGGTCGCCCTCGTCACCGGCGCCGGATCCGGCATGGGCCTGGCGACCGCCCGCGCCTTCGCCGCATCCGGGGCCGCTGTCGCCCTGACCGACATCGACGAAGCCGCCCTGGACGCGGCCGTCAAGGAACTCACCGACTCCGGCCACCGAGCACTCGCCCTCACCTGCGACGTCAGCGACGAGGACCAGGTGGCTGCCGCGGTCGACCGGACCGTCGAGACGTTCGGTCGCCTGGACATGGCCTACAACAACGCCGGCATCCAGATCCCGCCCAGCGACGCCGCCGACGAACCTGCCGAGAGGTTCGACCGGGTCAACGCGATCAACCTCCGCGGCGTGTGGGCCTGCATGAAGCACGAGCTGCGGCACATGCGCGCCCAGGGCAGCGGCGCCATCGTCAACTGCTCCTCCCTCGGCGGCCTGGTCGGCCTCCCCGGCCGCGCCTCCTACCACGCCTCCAAGCACGGCGTGATCGGCCTGACCACCAGCGCGGCCCTGGAGTACGCCCCGCGCGGCATCCGCATCAACGCCGTCTGCCCCGGCACCATCGACACCCCGATGGTCAGCGACATGATCGCCAAAGGGGAGCTGGATCGAGCCGAGGCCGAGGCCAACCAGCCCATCAATCGCCTCGGTACGGCCGAGGAGATCGCCCAGACGGTCCTGTGGCTGTGCAGCCCGGGAGCCGGTTTCGTCGTAGGTGTCGCCCTCCCCGTCGACGGCGGCTACGTCGCCCGATAG